Proteins co-encoded in one Paracrocinitomix mangrovi genomic window:
- a CDS encoding acyl-CoA dehydrogenase family protein, translated as MSETKESKKPIKGGEFLIRSIETDEIFTPEGYNEEQRMIAQTCLDFIRQEIEPDADKLDAMTEGLMQSKLDKAGELGMLGLSVPEQYGGMGVDFPTSLLATEYLGRGNSFSVAYGAHTGIGTLPILYFGTEDQKQKYIPKLASGEWKAAYCLTEPSSGSDANSGKTKAILSDDGKYYTLNGQKMWITNGGFANVFTVFAKIGDDENLTGFIVDADSEGISLNPEEKKMGIKGSSTRQVFFNNVKVPAENLLGERQGGFKIAVNILNIGRIKLAAGVLGGAKETINYTVQYANEREQFGRSISKYGAIRQKLAEQVIRTFALESATYRAGFDIENLIHKLVEEGMDKQKATLEGIKEYAAECAILKVVGSETLDYVVDEGVQVHGGMGYSAESKVERAYRDSRINRIFEGTNEINRMLTVDMILKKAMKGELDLMGPAQAVAGELMSIPDFDSGSDELFAEEKKYIENFKKAILMVAGSAAQKLMMELAKQQEILINIANMINYTYVAESTLKRVEKMVAAKGEAACQEYIAIVKTYIFDAADYINKQGKDALMGFVEGDELRMMMMGMKRFTKVEAYNTKNARQLIAQKLIDKNEYCFSDALNQ; from the coding sequence ATGTCAGAAACTAAAGAAAGTAAAAAGCCTATTAAAGGAGGTGAATTCTTAATCAGATCAATAGAGACTGATGAAATTTTTACTCCTGAAGGTTACAACGAAGAGCAAAGAATGATTGCTCAAACTTGTTTGGATTTTATTAGACAAGAAATTGAACCGGATGCAGATAAATTAGATGCCATGACTGAAGGGTTAATGCAATCTAAATTAGATAAGGCAGGTGAATTAGGAATGTTAGGTTTGTCTGTACCTGAGCAATATGGAGGAATGGGAGTTGATTTTCCTACTTCTTTGTTGGCAACGGAATATTTAGGAAGAGGAAACTCTTTCTCTGTTGCATATGGAGCTCATACAGGGATCGGAACATTACCAATTTTATATTTCGGAACAGAAGATCAAAAACAAAAGTACATTCCAAAACTAGCTTCAGGCGAGTGGAAAGCAGCTTATTGTTTAACTGAGCCAAGTTCAGGTTCTGATGCTAACTCTGGTAAAACAAAAGCAATTTTATCTGATGATGGTAAATACTACACTTTGAACGGTCAAAAAATGTGGATCACCAACGGAGGTTTTGCAAATGTATTTACAGTGTTTGCTAAAATTGGTGATGATGAAAATCTAACTGGTTTTATAGTGGATGCTGATTCAGAAGGAATTTCCTTAAACCCGGAAGAAAAGAAAATGGGTATTAAAGGTTCATCTACTCGTCAAGTTTTCTTCAATAACGTAAAAGTTCCTGCAGAGAACCTTTTAGGAGAAAGACAAGGTGGATTTAAAATTGCCGTAAACATTCTAAATATTGGTAGAATTAAATTGGCTGCCGGAGTACTTGGTGGCGCAAAAGAAACTATCAATTATACGGTTCAATATGCTAATGAAAGAGAGCAATTTGGAAGATCTATTTCAAAATATGGAGCGATCAGACAAAAATTGGCAGAGCAAGTAATCAGAACTTTTGCATTAGAATCTGCTACTTACAGAGCTGGTTTTGATATCGAAAATTTGATTCACAAGTTAGTTGAAGAAGGAATGGATAAGCAAAAAGCAACTTTGGAAGGAATCAAAGAATATGCTGCTGAATGCGCTATCCTTAAAGTTGTTGGATCTGAAACGCTTGATTATGTAGTGGATGAAGGAGTTCAGGTACATGGTGGTATGGGTTATTCGGCTGAATCAAAAGTAGAAAGAGCATACAGAGATTCACGTATCAACAGAATTTTTGAAGGAACCAATGAAATCAACAGAATGTTGACTGTTGATATGATCCTTAAAAAAGCTATGAAAGGAGAATTGGATTTGATGGGACCTGCACAAGCAGTTGCCGGAGAATTGATGAGCATTCCTGATTTTGATAGTGGTTCAGATGAATTGTTTGCAGAAGAGAAAAAATACATTGAGAACTTCAAGAAAGCAATTTTGATGGTAGCAGGTTCTGCCGCTCAAAAATTGATGATGGAGTTGGCAAAACAGCAAGAAATCTTGATCAATATTGCCAACATGATCAATTACACTTATGTTGCTGAATCTACTTTAAAACGAGTTGAGAAGATGGTAGCGGCAAAAGGAGAAGCTGCTTGTCAAGAATATATTGCTATAGTTAAGACATACATTTTTGATGCTGCTGATTATATCAACAAGCAAGGTAAAGATGCTTTGATGGGATTTGTTGAAGGAGATGAATTAAGAATGATGATGATGGGAATGAAACGTTTCACAAAAGTTGAAGCATACAATACCAAAAATGCACGACAATTAATTGCACAAAAACTGATAGACAAAAATGAATACTGTTTCTCAGATGCATTAAATCAATAA
- a CDS encoding RNA polymerase sigma factor, translating into MSTTKADLDTSGWVDNYSDILYNYAITRVNDHELSKDLVQDTFVSALKGLASFKGESSVKTWLFSILKRKIIDHWRKQESRKTKPMSQLGNGEQSGEEKAMQKQNENSFSEIEVNYDNMELRDAIMGCIQDLPEKWKGIIIDKLVEEKKSEEVCKEHDITPSNLWVIVHRAKVQLRECLSAKWLNT; encoded by the coding sequence ATGTCAACAACCAAAGCAGATTTAGATACATCAGGATGGGTAGATAATTACTCAGATATCCTCTATAATTATGCGATAACCAGAGTAAATGATCATGAACTATCCAAAGATTTAGTTCAGGATACATTTGTTTCTGCTTTAAAAGGTTTAGCAAGTTTTAAAGGGGAGAGTAGTGTTAAAACCTGGCTTTTTTCTATATTGAAAAGAAAAATAATCGACCATTGGCGTAAACAAGAGTCTAGAAAAACTAAGCCAATGTCGCAATTAGGAAATGGTGAGCAGTCTGGTGAAGAGAAAGCAATGCAAAAGCAAAATGAAAACTCTTTTTCAGAAATTGAAGTGAACTATGATAACATGGAGTTAAGAGATGCTATCATGGGGTGCATTCAAGATTTGCCTGAGAAATGGAAAGGTATTATTATTGATAAATTAGTAGAAGAAAAGAAAAGTGAAGAGGTATGTAAGGAGCATGATATTACTCCGTCAAACTTGTGGGTGATCGTTCACAGAGCTAAAGTACAGTTACGTGAGTGTTTGTCTGCTAAATGGTTAAATACATGA
- a CDS encoding DUF1987 domain-containing protein: MENLVLEGSAKTPTVNFDSDNGVLELKGRSIPENSIEFYKPLNDWIDAYAANPKPNTIVDVKLEYFNTSSSKCILDLFKQLEKLNAGNTEVSVNWYFEEDDEDMEEAGEDYQAIIDLPFKMIEVEEI, translated from the coding sequence ATGGAAAATTTAGTTTTAGAAGGATCAGCAAAAACACCTACAGTAAATTTTGACTCAGATAACGGTGTATTAGAATTGAAAGGGAGATCAATTCCAGAAAACTCTATCGAATTCTATAAACCTTTAAATGATTGGATTGATGCGTATGCCGCTAATCCAAAACCGAATACTATCGTAGATGTTAAGTTAGAGTACTTCAACACTTCGTCTTCAAAATGTATTTTGGATTTGTTTAAACAATTAGAGAAATTGAACGCTGGAAATACTGAGGTTAGTGTTAACTGGTATTTTGAAGAAGATGATGAAGATATGGAAGAAGCTGGAGAAGACTACCAGGCTATTATCGATCTTCCGTTCAAAATGATCGAAGTAGAAGAAATTTAA
- a CDS encoding SiaB family protein kinase, protein MHVLRVDKVYEIYKQLEEKHVLLSFKGMITSELLTTILQIMESKMEHMDEKPKVKRKVFNILVECLQNLYHHIDQEDRIHMPLEDKSALLMIAKREFEYEITTGNYMKAEDVQPLKEKLDLVNSMNKDELKAYYKQVLSEGSLSQKGTAGLGMIDIARKSGEKLDYNFSPINDTTTFFSLSVKIAE, encoded by the coding sequence TTGCATGTATTAAGAGTGGATAAGGTTTACGAAATATATAAACAACTCGAAGAAAAGCACGTCTTGTTATCTTTCAAAGGCATGATTACTTCAGAATTGCTAACAACAATTCTGCAAATAATGGAGTCTAAAATGGAGCACATGGACGAAAAGCCAAAGGTTAAACGTAAAGTATTTAACATTTTGGTTGAATGTCTTCAAAATCTATATCATCATATAGATCAAGAGGATAGAATACACATGCCATTAGAAGACAAATCAGCTCTTTTAATGATAGCGAAGAGAGAGTTTGAATATGAGATTACCACTGGTAACTATATGAAAGCTGAGGATGTTCAACCGTTAAAAGAGAAATTAGATCTTGTTAACAGTATGAACAAAGATGAGTTAAAAGCCTATTACAAACAGGTTTTGAGTGAAGGATCTCTTTCACAAAAGGGGACTGCGGGGTTAGGAATGATTGATATTGCAAGGAAATCAGGCGAAAAATTAGATTATAATTTTAGCCCAATTAATGATACAACCACTTTTTTTAGTTTGTCTGTTAAAATAGCAGAGTAA
- a CDS encoding TspO/MBR family protein: MTAKKKYIIYLFIYLIVNFAALGLGGLLQGEGPSSEWYQNLNRAPWTPPGWVFGAAWFTIMICLSFFMAKISKEVSIAIMGLFSVQWLLNVSWNPIFFDLQMVPLSLAIISLLAIVVIIMFIVGWQKVKWTSFLLLPYIIWLLIAISLNFYIYRFNGI; this comes from the coding sequence ATGACGGCTAAAAAAAAGTATATAATTTATCTTTTCATTTATTTGATAGTGAATTTTGCGGCATTGGGTTTAGGAGGTTTGCTGCAAGGAGAAGGTCCATCCAGTGAGTGGTATCAAAATTTAAACAGAGCACCTTGGACACCTCCAGGATGGGTATTTGGAGCGGCATGGTTTACCATCATGATATGTTTATCATTCTTTATGGCAAAAATTTCAAAGGAGGTTAGCATTGCTATAATGGGACTTTTTTCTGTGCAATGGTTGTTAAATGTATCTTGGAATCCAATCTTTTTTGATCTTCAAATGGTGCCTCTTTCTTTAGCGATTATATCGCTATTGGCCATAGTGGTAATTATCATGTTTATTGTTGGTTGGCAAAAAGTAAAATGGACATCATTTTTATTATTGCCTTATATAATATGGCTGTTAATTGCAATCAGTTTAAACTTTTATATCTATCGATTTAATGGAATATGA
- a CDS encoding ZIP family metal transporter, with protein MEIWYKIIGLFLSVVAGGVLVELFKKASHLKLLLSFSGGFLLTIIFTHIFPESYKDNGSITGYFILLGFLLQLILEYFSKGAEHGHTHIHHEDGDHVHKTFPIAIFVSLSLHAFIESVPLDHHGHAHVDDLYWGVILHKIPVAVALMTILVAGGYSRKQSWIYLILFGLTAPLGILMGEPILENLSINPDYILSVAVGMFLHISTTIIFESSEGHKLNFIKLIAILAGFAMGMVMT; from the coding sequence TTGGAAATCTGGTATAAAATAATTGGATTGTTTTTGTCTGTTGTTGCAGGAGGAGTGTTAGTGGAGTTGTTTAAGAAGGCTTCACATTTAAAATTGCTGTTATCCTTTTCAGGAGGTTTTTTATTGACTATAATCTTTACTCACATCTTTCCTGAATCATATAAAGATAATGGGAGTATTACAGGTTATTTTATCCTTTTAGGATTTTTGTTGCAGTTGATATTAGAGTACTTTTCAAAAGGAGCAGAACACGGACATACGCATATCCACCATGAAGATGGTGACCATGTGCATAAAACATTTCCCATTGCCATTTTTGTTAGTTTGTCATTGCACGCCTTTATAGAATCTGTTCCTTTAGATCATCATGGGCATGCACATGTAGACGACTTATACTGGGGAGTTATTCTACACAAAATTCCGGTTGCTGTTGCTTTGATGACTATTCTGGTTGCCGGAGGATATAGTAGAAAACAATCTTGGATTTATTTGATATTGTTTGGACTTACAGCTCCGCTAGGAATTTTAATGGGTGAGCCAATTCTTGAAAATTTAAGTATTAATCCGGATTATATTCTTTCAGTAGCAGTTGGAATGTTTTTACACATTTCTACCACAATTATTTTTGAATCAAGTGAAGGTCACAAATTGAACTTCATAAAATTAATTGCTATTCTGGCCGGCTTTGCTATGGGAATGGTAATGACATAG
- the purB gene encoding adenylosuccinate lyase, with protein sequence MNSLTAISPVDGRYRSKVENLAAYFSEYALIKYRVLVEIEYFIELTKLDIKGLSDFPEEKYQALRAVYEKFEEEDAEKIKEIEKTTNHDVKAVEYFIKERLAKLGLTKYEEFIHFGLTSQDINNTAIPLSLKEAVYNEYIPLLDDLILTLNELAQEWKNIPMLARTHGQPASPTRLGKEIFVFVERLDIQKQQLLAVPFSAKFGGATGNMNAHYVAFPKIDWVKFANDFINGSLEIERSQTTTQIEHYDNAAALFDAMKRINSIILDLDRDMWTYISMEYFKQKIKEGEIGSSAMPHKVNPIDFENSEGNIGIANALFEHLSAKLPVSRLQRDLTDSTVLRNVGMPLAHTMIAIKATLKGLNKLLLNENKLNQDLEENWAVVAEAIQTVLRREGFPKPYEALKSLTRTNEAITKASIAAFIETLDVPENIKEELRSISPQNFTGINMVDR encoded by the coding sequence ATGAATTCATTAACTGCCATTTCTCCTGTTGATGGGAGATATCGTTCAAAAGTTGAAAATTTAGCGGCTTATTTCTCGGAGTATGCATTAATCAAATACAGAGTTTTGGTTGAGATAGAATACTTCATTGAACTTACTAAACTTGACATCAAAGGTCTATCAGATTTTCCTGAGGAAAAATATCAAGCTTTAAGAGCAGTTTATGAAAAATTTGAAGAAGAGGATGCTGAGAAGATTAAAGAAATTGAGAAAACAACCAACCATGATGTAAAAGCGGTTGAATACTTCATCAAGGAAAGACTTGCCAAATTAGGTCTTACCAAATACGAAGAGTTTATACATTTTGGACTTACATCTCAAGACATCAACAATACAGCAATTCCTCTTTCTTTAAAAGAAGCTGTATACAATGAATATATTCCATTACTGGATGATTTAATTCTAACTTTAAACGAATTGGCTCAAGAATGGAAAAACATTCCAATGTTGGCCAGAACACATGGTCAACCTGCTTCACCTACAAGATTAGGAAAAGAGATTTTTGTATTTGTTGAACGATTAGATATCCAAAAACAACAATTACTTGCTGTTCCTTTCTCAGCTAAATTTGGTGGAGCAACAGGAAATATGAATGCTCACTATGTTGCATTCCCTAAAATTGACTGGGTTAAATTCGCTAATGATTTTATAAATGGATCTTTAGAAATTGAAAGAAGTCAAACCACTACGCAAATTGAGCATTATGACAATGCAGCAGCTTTGTTTGATGCCATGAAACGTATCAATTCTATTATTCTGGATTTGGATAGAGATATGTGGACCTATATCTCAATGGAGTATTTCAAACAAAAAATTAAAGAAGGAGAAATTGGATCAAGCGCAATGCCGCATAAAGTAAACCCAATTGACTTTGAAAATTCAGAAGGAAACATTGGTATTGCTAATGCTTTGTTTGAGCATTTATCAGCCAAACTACCGGTTAGCAGACTTCAACGTGATTTGACAGATTCAACGGTTTTAAGAAATGTTGGAATGCCTTTGGCGCATACAATGATTGCAATTAAAGCTACTTTAAAAGGACTGAATAAATTGTTATTGAACGAAAACAAGTTAAATCAGGATTTAGAAGAAAACTGGGCCGTAGTAGCTGAAGCTATTCAAACTGTTTTAAGGAGAGAAGGTTTTCCTAAGCCATATGAAGCTTTAAAATCTTTAACCAGAACTAATGAGGCGATTACAAAAGCAAGTATTGCTGCGTTTATTGAAACATTAGATGTACCTGAAAACATTAAAGAGGAATTAAGATCTATTAGTCCTCAAAACTTTACCGGAATTAATATGGTAGATAGATAA
- the coaE gene encoding dephospho-CoA kinase (Dephospho-CoA kinase (CoaE) performs the final step in coenzyme A biosynthesis.), with protein sequence MKTYLSIGITGGIGSGKSYVCRIIEAMGYPVFYSDQEAKNITNSHPKAIEQITILFGKEAYIDQALNSPFIAEQVFNDPNLRLKLNEIVHPLVRDKYFEWAESSGAKLVFNEAAILFETGAYKQYDKMCLIVAPKQMRIDRVKKRSGLSEEQILERMSSQWTDEQKIPLADFVINNDEKSPLLPQINKMIQQLK encoded by the coding sequence ATGAAAACATATTTATCAATCGGGATAACCGGTGGTATTGGTTCGGGAAAATCATATGTTTGCCGTATCATTGAAGCCATGGGTTATCCCGTTTTTTATTCTGATCAAGAAGCTAAAAACATCACCAATTCTCATCCAAAAGCTATAGAACAAATTACTATACTTTTTGGCAAAGAGGCTTATATTGATCAAGCGCTAAATAGTCCTTTTATTGCAGAACAAGTTTTTAATGACCCTAATTTGAGGCTCAAATTAAATGAAATTGTTCACCCCTTGGTTCGCGATAAATATTTTGAATGGGCCGAATCATCAGGAGCAAAACTGGTTTTTAATGAAGCAGCTATTTTATTTGAAACCGGAGCTTATAAACAATATGACAAAATGTGTTTAATTGTAGCTCCTAAGCAAATGAGAATTGACCGCGTAAAAAAAAGAAGTGGTTTAAGTGAAGAACAAATTCTAGAAAGAATGAGCTCGCAATGGACAGATGAACAAAAAATTCCGCTTGCAGATTTTGTTATAAACAATGATGAAAAATCACCTCTACTACCACAAATAAATAAAATGATTCAACAACTAAAATGA
- a CDS encoding class I SAM-dependent methyltransferase: MSEWFKDWFNTKYYHLLYKDRDLDEARTFISNLLFHLELPSQSKVLDLACGSGRHAIQLAENNLIVSGIDISEKSIEEAKRKAGDLVDFRVHDMRQNVGENYYDAVFNLFTSFGYFEDQKDDIRVIQAVKKSLKQNGLFIIDYLNSKYVEDNLVAHETKKCDSISFTIDKQILNGFVVKEIRFNDGQEEYTFKEKVKLFTKEQLESLLRQEGFEVISVFGDYQLNPFKENESERLIIISKLK; this comes from the coding sequence ATGAGTGAATGGTTCAAGGATTGGTTTAATACAAAATATTATCATCTTTTATATAAAGACAGAGATTTGGATGAGGCCAGAACCTTCATTTCGAACCTTTTATTTCATTTAGAATTACCGTCTCAAAGTAAAGTTCTTGACCTAGCATGTGGAAGTGGAAGACATGCCATTCAATTAGCAGAAAATAATCTTATTGTATCTGGAATTGACATCTCGGAAAAGAGTATTGAAGAAGCCAAAAGAAAAGCAGGAGATTTAGTTGATTTTAGGGTTCATGACATGCGTCAAAATGTTGGTGAAAATTATTATGACGCAGTATTTAATCTCTTTACAAGCTTTGGATACTTTGAAGACCAAAAGGATGATATAAGAGTTATTCAAGCAGTTAAGAAATCACTCAAACAAAATGGCCTATTTATCATAGATTACTTAAATAGTAAATACGTGGAGGATAACTTGGTGGCACATGAAACTAAAAAATGTGACAGTATTTCCTTTACGATTGATAAACAAATATTGAATGGTTTCGTAGTTAAGGAGATTAGATTTAATGACGGTCAAGAAGAGTACACTTTTAAAGAAAAGGTAAAACTATTTACTAAAGAACAATTAGAGAGTTTATTGCGCCAAGAAGGATTTGAAGTAATTTCGGTTTTTGGAGATTATCAATTAAATCCTTTTAAGGAAAATGAATCTGAACGTCTAATCATCATATCTAAACTAAAGTAA
- a CDS encoding AAA family ATPase — MSDKEGVDLLVKKYNELNSEIHKVIVGQNDVVQQVLMSIFSNGHSLLVGVPGLAKTLLIQTISDSLGLSFKRIQFTPDLMPSDIVGSEILDETRNFKFIKGPIFANIILADEINRTPPKTQAALLEAMQEKNVTAAGTRYELEKPFFVLATQNPIEQEGTYPLPEAQLDRFMFNIWVDYPTYEEEINIVKNTTSDLDVSLKPILNAEEIIYFQKLIRRIPVPDGVYEYAVKLVGKTRKTGDLTHPLTEKYLDWGAGPRASQYLVIGAKCHAAINGKYSPDIEDVKAVAYPILRHRIVRNYRAEAEGFTIEKILDELMQS, encoded by the coding sequence ATTTCAGATAAAGAAGGAGTTGACTTACTCGTAAAGAAATACAATGAACTCAATTCAGAAATTCACAAGGTAATTGTAGGACAAAATGATGTTGTTCAGCAAGTATTAATGTCTATATTTTCAAATGGACATAGCTTGTTAGTTGGTGTACCCGGATTGGCAAAAACATTGTTAATTCAAACCATCTCTGATTCATTAGGCTTGAGTTTTAAAAGAATTCAGTTTACTCCGGATTTAATGCCTTCAGATATTGTTGGATCTGAAATTTTGGACGAAACAAGAAACTTTAAGTTCATAAAAGGACCAATTTTTGCCAATATTATTTTGGCAGATGAGATCAACAGAACGCCTCCAAAAACACAAGCAGCATTATTAGAGGCCATGCAAGAAAAGAACGTTACTGCTGCAGGGACTAGGTATGAATTAGAAAAACCGTTTTTTGTATTGGCCACTCAAAACCCAATTGAGCAAGAGGGAACTTACCCTTTGCCTGAAGCACAATTGGACCGTTTTATGTTCAATATTTGGGTTGATTACCCAACGTATGAAGAAGAAATCAACATTGTAAAAAATACAACCTCAGATTTGGATGTGAGTTTAAAACCGATCTTGAATGCTGAGGAGATAATTTACTTTCAAAAGTTAATCAGACGAATTCCGGTTCCAGACGGTGTATATGAATATGCTGTTAAACTTGTAGGTAAAACCAGAAAAACAGGTGATTTAACTCATCCTCTTACTGAAAAATATTTGGACTGGGGTGCAGGACCAAGAGCTTCGCAATATTTGGTTATTGGAGCAAAATGTCATGCAGCTATTAATGGTAAATATTCACCGGACATTGAAGATGTTAAAGCTGTTGCCTATCCTATTCTTCGTCATAGAATTGTAAGAAATTATCGTGCAGAAGCTGAAGGATTTACAATAGAGAAAATTTTAGATGAATTAATGCAGTCTTAG
- a CDS encoding NAD(P)H-hydrate dehydratase gives MSIAVYTSKEMQAWDQFTIEHEPISSLNLMERAATLACKQILGNHFFKSATIFCGPGNNGGDGLVIARLLAETGRKVQLYILEFGNKTADFESNFKKLPKSVKIEVLNENQNDFLIKSDIVIDAVFGSGLNKPVSGWIGQTVKKMGETEAFKIAIDIPSGLFATDNRSNTELQNVFLADETLTFMSPKMSFFYPEYGKYVGKIKIIDIGLHPNFPVKSDIQFLQGETIELTKGKTFDHKGNNGYLSLIGGLEEMSGAILLSTSAALKCGAGYTYTISEKSTKTPLNINCSESIWINVEQNEIPSKTQAISIGPGLGQSSVARKLLEKVLQSNLPTVVDADALNLIANNPDLVSQLPENCILTPHIGELKRLIGESNSSEELLEQQLAFSKKYKVFIIQKGAYSKLTCPDGNIYINSTGNPGMAKAGMGDTLTGIIGALLAKSYPAKEAAIYGMFLHGAAGDAAERKQGSISLQASDLINELPTVIQQFTI, from the coding sequence ATGAGTATTGCTGTTTACACATCAAAAGAAATGCAAGCATGGGATCAATTCACCATTGAACATGAACCTATCAGTTCTTTGAACTTAATGGAGCGCGCAGCCACTTTAGCTTGTAAACAGATTTTAGGGAATCATTTTTTTAAATCAGCAACAATTTTTTGCGGACCAGGTAATAATGGAGGTGACGGTTTAGTTATTGCCCGACTTCTTGCCGAAACAGGTAGAAAAGTTCAACTATACATCTTAGAATTTGGAAATAAAACCGCAGACTTTGAAAGCAATTTTAAAAAATTACCAAAGTCAGTAAAAATTGAAGTTTTAAATGAGAATCAAAATGATTTCTTGATAAAATCTGATATTGTAATTGATGCTGTATTTGGTTCAGGATTAAATAAGCCGGTAAGTGGCTGGATTGGTCAAACCGTAAAAAAAATGGGAGAAACTGAGGCATTTAAAATTGCCATTGATATTCCTTCAGGCTTATTTGCAACAGATAACAGATCCAACACTGAACTTCAAAATGTTTTTTTAGCTGACGAGACATTGACCTTTATGTCTCCTAAAATGTCATTCTTTTATCCTGAATATGGCAAGTATGTCGGGAAAATAAAGATTATAGATATAGGTCTTCATCCAAATTTTCCAGTAAAATCTGATATTCAATTTCTTCAAGGAGAAACAATTGAATTGACCAAGGGAAAAACTTTTGATCATAAAGGAAACAATGGCTATTTGAGTTTAATTGGAGGATTAGAAGAAATGAGTGGAGCAATTTTACTTTCCACATCTGCTGCATTGAAATGTGGTGCAGGTTACACTTATACTATTTCTGAAAAATCAACAAAAACTCCTCTAAATATCAATTGCTCTGAAAGTATTTGGATCAATGTTGAACAAAACGAAATCCCCTCAAAAACACAGGCTATTTCAATAGGACCAGGATTGGGTCAATCATCTGTTGCCAGAAAATTATTAGAAAAAGTACTTCAATCTAATTTACCTACAGTAGTTGATGCAGACGCGCTCAATTTAATTGCGAATAATCCTGATTTGGTTAGTCAATTACCTGAAAACTGCATTTTGACACCTCACATTGGCGAATTGAAAAGACTTATCGGAGAATCTAATTCATCTGAAGAATTACTGGAACAACAATTAGCTTTCAGTAAAAAATATAAAGTCTTTATTATACAAAAGGGAGCTTATTCAAAATTGACTTGTCCTGATGGCAATATTTACATCAACAGTACAGGAAATCCTGGAATGGCAAAAGCAGGTATGGGAGATACTTTAACCGGAATAATTGGAGCATTATTAGCCAAATCTTATCCCGCTAAAGAAGCTGCAATTTATGGCATGTTTTTGCACGGAGCAGCTGGTGATGCAGCAGAGAGAAAGCAAGGTAGCATAAGTTTGCAAGCTTCTGATTTAATTAATGAACTACCAACTGTAATTCAACAATTTACAATCTAA
- a CDS encoding rhomboid family intramembrane serine protease, with protein sequence MKLTFNSPVVLIFSFVCGIVYLFTSNGIGTDYFILDPVWNFSSPSWYFKMFSHTIGHASIEHFMGNMAFFLLLGPIVEEKYGSKNLVIMFLTTAVVTGLIQIMFFDTRLLGASGIVFMLILLVSLVNFKNKEIPLTFVLIVIIYIGGEIWGTFDGREDGISHSTHIIGGIVGAVFGFALAGKKIRDTPKSTEILG encoded by the coding sequence ATGAAACTTACTTTTAACTCACCTGTAGTCCTCATCTTCTCATTTGTTTGTGGTATTGTGTATTTGTTTACTTCAAATGGGATTGGAACGGATTATTTCATTTTAGATCCGGTTTGGAACTTTTCAAGTCCAAGTTGGTATTTCAAAATGTTTTCTCACACTATTGGACATGCCAGCATTGAGCATTTTATGGGGAATATGGCTTTCTTTTTACTTTTAGGACCAATTGTAGAAGAAAAATATGGTAGTAAAAATTTAGTCATCATGTTTTTGACTACAGCCGTTGTTACCGGTTTAATACAAATCATGTTTTTTGACACCAGATTATTAGGTGCCAGCGGGATTGTGTTCATGTTGATATTGCTGGTTTCATTAGTTAATTTTAAAAACAAAGAAATCCCCCTGACATTTGTTCTAATCGTGATTATTTATATAGGTGGTGAAATTTGGGGAACCTTTGATGGTAGAGAAGATGGGATATCACATTCAACGCATATTATAGGAGGAATTGTTGGAGCTGTATTTGGATTTGCACTTGCCGGAAAGAAAATAAGGGATACTCCTAAAAGCACAGAAATACTCGGTTAG